In the genome of Solibacillus silvestris, one region contains:
- a CDS encoding TetR family transcriptional regulator yields MRGRILKESIDLFDKKGFSKTSIQDIIDTIGVTKGTFYYYFKSKQELLMDIHLNYIKELLAEQEVIFNDEYLSNKEKMNNLISLIIKNIKIHGKSARVFNREFRHLDDNQLKLINDYRKEFRIKLQKLLGEGIEKGEFRDDLRCDIVIFGILGMVNRSYNWYDPDGEVSEEELVNTYMDIILNGIKKEEKTAHINEKIIENHFTG; encoded by the coding sequence ATGCGCGGAAGAATTCTAAAAGAAAGTATAGACCTCTTTGATAAAAAGGGATTCAGCAAAACTTCCATTCAAGATATTATTGATACAATCGGTGTGACGAAGGGTACCTTTTATTATTACTTTAAAAGTAAACAAGAATTATTAATGGATATTCACTTAAATTATATTAAAGAGTTATTAGCCGAACAAGAAGTAATATTTAATGATGAATATCTTAGTAATAAAGAAAAAATGAATAATTTAATCTCTTTAATTATAAAAAATATTAAAATACATGGGAAGAGTGCAAGAGTATTTAATCGTGAGTTTCGGCATCTCGATGATAATCAATTAAAGTTAATCAATGATTATCGTAAAGAGTTTCGAATTAAACTCCAAAAACTCTTAGGTGAAGGAATAGAAAAAGGGGAATTCAGGGATGACCTTCGATGTGATATTGTCATTTTTGGAATTCTAGGCATGGTTAACCGTTCGTATAATTGGTATGATCCGGATGGGGAAGTGTCAGAAGAAGAGTTAGTGAATACCTATATGGATATAATATTAAATGGAATAAAAAAAGAGGAAAAAACTGCACACATCAATGAAAAAATTATAGAAAATCATTTTACAGGCTAA
- a CDS encoding acetyl-CoA acetyltransferase, whose amino-acid sequence MKRDAVIVSAVRTAIGKQGGALASLPAHLYGGEVIKEAIKRVNLNPEMIDDVILGNVLSGGGNIARLTALQGGLSVNIPGLTIDRQCGSGINAAALAAQAIQSGAGDIYVAGGIESMSRAPYQYERPEQAYSSIPPRSRKTLLAPEEIGNPGMGTTAENLAKKYDITRKEQDEYSLRSQLRMATAIHEGRFDEQIVPISIPVRKGEPILFNKDEHPRPNTTLAALAKLSPAFQRDGTVTAGSSSGLNDAASAMVIMSREKAEELGIQPLATIKGSTVAGVDPNIMGIGPVPATKKLLEKLNLSLSDMDIIELNEAFAAQVIACDRELGIDPEKLNVNGGAIAHGHPLGATGTILITKAVYELKRSAGKFALITACIGGGQGISLVIERE is encoded by the coding sequence ATGAAAAGAGATGCTGTCATTGTATCAGCTGTTCGTACGGCGATTGGAAAACAAGGTGGGGCATTAGCAAGTCTTCCTGCTCATCTGTATGGAGGAGAAGTTATTAAAGAAGCAATCAAGAGAGTGAATCTTAATCCTGAAATGATCGATGATGTGATTTTAGGAAATGTTTTAAGTGGTGGCGGCAATATTGCTAGATTGACAGCTTTACAGGGCGGTTTATCTGTCAACATACCGGGGTTAACAATAGACAGGCAATGTGGTTCAGGTATTAATGCAGCTGCATTAGCTGCCCAAGCAATACAATCTGGTGCAGGTGATATATATGTTGCCGGGGGGATTGAAAGCATGAGCCGTGCACCATATCAATATGAGCGTCCAGAACAAGCATACAGTTCAATCCCGCCAAGGTCTCGTAAAACGTTACTTGCTCCTGAAGAAATCGGAAACCCGGGCATGGGAACTACTGCAGAAAACCTTGCAAAAAAATACGATATTACAAGAAAGGAACAAGATGAGTATTCCTTAAGAAGTCAACTAAGAATGGCAACTGCAATTCATGAAGGGCGTTTTGATGAACAAATTGTTCCAATTAGTATTCCTGTTCGTAAAGGTGAGCCGATTCTTTTTAACAAAGATGAACATCCGCGTCCGAATACAACGTTAGCTGCATTAGCAAAGCTATCTCCAGCTTTCCAAAGAGATGGAACAGTCACAGCAGGCAGTAGTTCCGGACTGAATGATGCGGCATCAGCAATGGTCATTATGTCTCGAGAGAAGGCTGAAGAATTAGGAATTCAACCATTAGCCACGATTAAAGGATCAACCGTTGCAGGAGTAGACCCTAATATCATGGGAATTGGTCCCGTACCGGCAACGAAAAAATTATTAGAGAAGTTGAATCTTTCTTTATCCGATATGGACATTATCGAATTGAACGAGGCGTTTGCTGCACAGGTTATCGCCTGTGACCGGGAATTGGGAATCGATCCGGAAAAACTAAATGTTAATGGCGGAGCAATTGCACATGGGCATCCATTAGGTGCAACAGGCACAATTTTAATAACAAAAGCTGTATATGAATTGAAACGATCGGCTGGGAAATTCGCCCTTATTACAGCTTGTATCGGTGGAGGCCAAGGAATCTCTTTAGTAATTGAAAGGGAGTGA
- a CDS encoding dehydratase, whose amino-acid sequence MTVLADIRKGESLETTLEPVSRMDLIKYSGSSGDFNPIHTIDEEAKKAGLPGIIAHGMWTMGNLSKLFTAYYDEGYIKDYNIRFTGMVFLNDVLTLKADLVDIVDQSLIFDVKAINQHQKAVVKGKLIFERY is encoded by the coding sequence ATGACAGTTTTAGCAGATATAAGAAAAGGTGAATCTCTTGAAACGACACTAGAACCAGTATCGAGAATGGATTTAATCAAGTATTCAGGTTCTTCCGGTGATTTTAATCCGATTCATACAATTGATGAAGAAGCTAAAAAAGCTGGTCTACCAGGAATTATTGCTCATGGTATGTGGACGATGGGCAACCTTTCCAAGCTGTTTACGGCTTATTATGATGAGGGCTATATAAAAGATTATAATATTCGATTTACAGGAATGGTGTTTTTAAATGATGTTCTTACTTTAAAGGCTGACTTAGTTGACATAGTGGATCAATCACTAATCTTTGATGTGAAAGCTATAAACCAGCATCAAAAAGCTGTGGTTAAGGGAAAATTAATATTTGAACGTTATTAA
- a CDS encoding dehydratase — protein MYTEYIGLTSNKVRNVIERELVRRFAESIGDNHPIYTDEEIGKQSRYGTNIAPPTFPRVLRSGYIDGLKLPLKGLIHGEQIYHYERPLLVGEEVYCYSKIEDYYEKEGSTGKMGFLKMTRYGEDRDGRLIFTEESITIITETVRRSLNV, from the coding sequence TTGTATACAGAGTATATTGGACTAACTTCTAACAAAGTAAGAAATGTAATTGAAAGAGAGCTTGTAAGAAGATTTGCTGAATCCATTGGAGATAATCATCCAATCTATACTGATGAAGAGATTGGTAAACAATCACGATATGGCACAAATATTGCTCCCCCTACATTTCCAAGGGTGCTTAGATCTGGTTATATCGATGGACTCAAATTACCGTTAAAAGGATTAATACATGGTGAACAGATTTATCATTATGAACGCCCCCTTTTGGTTGGAGAGGAAGTCTATTGCTACTCGAAAATAGAAGATTACTATGAAAAAGAAGGCAGCACCGGAAAAATGGGCTTCCTGAAGATGACACGGTATGGTGAAGACAGAGATGGGAGATTAATTTTCACTGAAGAGTCGATCACAATCATCACGGAAACGGTAAGGAGGTCCTTAAACGTATGA
- a CDS encoding beta-ketoacyl-ACP reductase: MTGRFENRVAFITGGSRGIGKSIAETFTEEGAKIAIIDIDTEALQNVQSEFKEIGFDILALQANVVNSHEVEAAMEQVMKEYGSIDILVNNAGIIRDNLLFKMTDNDWDQVIDVHLKGAFNTTRAAQKYMVQQKYGRIINISSTSALGNPGQANYSTVKAGLQGLTKTLAREFGKFGITTNAVAPGFIETDMTKATAERIGVPFEDFLKAGASKIPVGRVGKPRDIANAVAFFADENSSFVNGQVLYVAGGPTN, encoded by the coding sequence TTGACTGGAAGATTTGAAAATAGAGTTGCATTTATAACTGGCGGTAGTCGCGGTATAGGGAAAAGCATTGCAGAAACTTTTACTGAAGAAGGAGCAAAAATAGCCATAATTGATATTGATACGGAAGCATTACAAAATGTACAGTCTGAATTTAAAGAAATAGGATTCGACATTTTAGCCCTACAGGCAAATGTTGTGAATTCACATGAAGTTGAGGCCGCGATGGAACAGGTTATGAAGGAATATGGATCAATTGATATTTTAGTTAACAATGCAGGCATTATCCGCGATAACTTACTATTTAAAATGACAGATAATGACTGGGATCAGGTAATCGATGTTCACTTGAAAGGTGCCTTTAATACAACGCGTGCAGCACAAAAATACATGGTTCAGCAGAAGTATGGAAGAATTATTAATATTTCTTCAACTTCAGCATTAGGGAACCCCGGGCAAGCAAACTATTCAACGGTTAAAGCTGGCTTACAAGGTCTGACAAAAACACTGGCGAGAGAATTCGGGAAATTTGGCATTACGACAAATGCAGTTGCACCTGGTTTTATCGAGACAGATATGACGAAAGCTACTGCAGAGCGAATCGGTGTACCTTTTGAAGATTTCCTGAAGGCAGGTGCCAGTAAAATACCTGTTGGCAGAGTTGGAAAGCCTAGAGATATCGCAAATGCAGTTGCTTTCTTTGCCGATGAAAATTCCTCATTTGTAAACGGGCAAGTACTCTATGTAGCTGGCGGACCGACAAATTAA
- a CDS encoding Zn-dependent hydrolase: MRKIPTKKGLSTLQRIEKIELTTNFPIGPVNSYVVFGEKLTLIDAGLKNKQGWDDLNNGLHRLGVEITDLEQIVLTHHHNDHTGLVDWILEKNPTIKIFAHKDTEMILKDESYIEWSAEFFHNLFIEFGLTEDIAIKSAFRKGHRDYFQTASVDEVLEEGDMVPGLPSFQVIETLGHSQDHISFYSADEQLFICGDHIIKGVHGGMWMDAPKPGNTRAKPLIQYLKNLEKCRKLSANFTFSGHGSIISDLNGAIDGHISNIEHRVSRVINTLKKANGAATGFEIIQDMYRGRYEKAVITFLFEIISVLDLLEERNLVISEKQNGVFKYRLVNN, encoded by the coding sequence GTGAGAAAAATTCCGACAAAAAAAGGATTGAGTACTTTGCAAAGGATAGAAAAAATAGAGTTAACAACCAACTTCCCAATTGGTCCGGTAAATTCATATGTTGTGTTTGGAGAGAAGTTAACCCTTATTGATGCCGGTCTAAAAAATAAACAGGGTTGGGATGATCTCAATAATGGCCTGCATCGTCTAGGCGTTGAAATAACCGATCTCGAACAAATTGTATTAACACATCACCATAATGATCATACAGGTCTTGTGGACTGGATTTTAGAGAAGAATCCTACTATTAAGATTTTTGCTCATAAAGATACTGAAATGATTTTAAAGGATGAAAGCTATATAGAATGGAGCGCTGAATTTTTTCACAACTTATTCATTGAATTCGGTTTAACAGAAGATATCGCTATCAAGTCAGCGTTTCGAAAGGGACACCGGGATTATTTCCAAACTGCATCTGTTGATGAGGTACTAGAGGAGGGAGATATGGTACCGGGTTTACCTTCATTTCAAGTAATAGAAACGTTAGGTCATTCACAGGATCATATTTCTTTTTATAGCGCGGATGAGCAGCTGTTCATTTGTGGAGATCACATTATCAAAGGGGTCCATGGAGGGATGTGGATGGATGCACCTAAACCCGGAAATACGCGTGCAAAACCCTTAATCCAATATCTAAAGAATTTAGAAAAGTGCAGAAAACTTTCTGCTAACTTTACTTTTTCAGGACATGGCTCCATTATATCCGATTTAAATGGAGCAATTGACGGACATATAAGCAATATAGAACATCGTGTAAGTCGTGTGATCAATACACTAAAAAAAGCAAATGGTGCTGCAACCGGATTTGAAATTATACAAGACATGTACCGGGGAAGGTATGAGAAAGCTGTAATTACATTTTTGTTTGAAATTATAAGTGTACTGGATTTATTAGAAGAACGGAATCTTGTCATTTCAGAAAAACAAAATGGAGTATTTAAGTACCGATTAGTAAATAATTAG
- a CDS encoding peptide ABC transporter substrate-binding protein: protein MDKKLKSIIYVFVLGLLVLVISACSADESSDEGPDDKDGGTTAPKSGGTYTILTPADPDMLDPHRQSSIYTHMLAGLVYNKLVTYETGPDAAYTDYNVVPDLAERWEVSDDGKTYTFHLREAYWHDVEPVNGRQLTAQDVVSTMERIINLPGHQAALLSVVESIVAQDDQTVVFTLKQPFAPFLNFMANHFMWILPKEAIDGKVDLATDAIGTGPFVLEKWEDNVQATYKKNPNYYEEGKPYLDEIIYKVVPEQGSRIAAFRTGQADSIGGLSPEEITQLQKTNPNIKIFEALFATQEQLYMNMEREPFTDLRVRKAISMAVDRKSMVKAIYGGGETSGPVNPSLGDWALPLEEREKLLSYNPEEAKKLLAEAGYPNGFDTTMMVTNGYGEQLVRVAQWVAEDLRNVGINVEIEVVEYAAYFSEKWPNVDYDMGVGYQTYFQEPDEWLRTQLHTDGSRNWYNISDPELDKLLDEQRTILDVEKRKQYIYEIQRYVLENVVNPIPITTYYTKTPIQPYVRDSYPHASYGYGYLKDVWYDK from the coding sequence TTAGTACTAGTAATTAGTGCTTGCTCCGCTGACGAATCATCAGATGAAGGGCCAGACGATAAGGATGGAGGAACTACTGCACCGAAAAGTGGTGGAACCTATACCATCCTTACTCCTGCAGATCCTGATATGCTCGATCCTCATCGTCAGTCATCAATTTATACACATATGCTTGCAGGATTAGTTTATAACAAGCTAGTTACTTATGAAACAGGACCGGATGCTGCTTATACAGATTATAATGTTGTGCCGGATCTTGCAGAGCGTTGGGAAGTATCTGATGATGGAAAGACCTATACATTCCATCTTCGAGAGGCATATTGGCATGATGTAGAGCCGGTAAATGGCAGACAGTTAACGGCACAGGACGTTGTATCGACAATGGAAAGAATCATCAATTTGCCTGGTCATCAAGCAGCATTATTATCTGTAGTAGAAAGTATCGTAGCGCAAGATGATCAAACGGTAGTCTTTACATTAAAACAGCCATTTGCTCCGTTTTTAAATTTCATGGCAAACCATTTCATGTGGATTTTACCTAAGGAAGCGATTGATGGGAAAGTTGATTTAGCAACTGACGCAATTGGAACAGGTCCATTTGTGTTAGAAAAATGGGAAGATAATGTGCAGGCTACTTACAAAAAAAATCCGAATTATTATGAAGAAGGCAAACCATATTTAGATGAAATTATTTATAAAGTCGTACCGGAACAGGGATCTCGTATAGCAGCATTTCGTACAGGTCAGGCAGATTCTATAGGTGGACTATCTCCTGAAGAAATTACACAATTACAAAAAACAAATCCAAATATCAAAATTTTTGAAGCCCTGTTTGCTACGCAGGAACAATTGTATATGAATATGGAAAGAGAACCTTTTACGGATTTACGGGTACGGAAAGCCATTAGTATGGCTGTTGACCGAAAATCAATGGTAAAGGCTATCTACGGCGGCGGTGAAACGAGTGGACCAGTCAATCCTTCATTAGGTGATTGGGCCTTACCTTTAGAAGAGAGAGAAAAATTATTATCATATAATCCAGAAGAGGCAAAAAAGTTACTGGCAGAGGCTGGGTATCCAAATGGTTTTGATACGACCATGATGGTAACGAATGGCTACGGAGAACAACTTGTGCGTGTCGCACAATGGGTTGCGGAAGATTTAAGAAACGTGGGAATTAATGTCGAAATAGAGGTGGTTGAATATGCTGCTTACTTCTCGGAAAAATGGCCGAATGTCGATTATGACATGGGTGTAGGCTATCAAACATATTTCCAGGAGCCTGATGAATGGCTTCGTACGCAATTACACACGGATGGCTCCAGAAACTGGTATAACATCAGTGACCCGGAATTAGACAAATTGCTTGATGAACAGAGAACAATACTGGATGTTGAAAAAAGAAAACAATATATCTATGAAATTCAACGTTATGTTTTAGAAAATGTAGTTAATCCGATTCCAATCACAACTTATTATACGAAGACTCCGATACAGCCTTATGTAAGAGATTCATATCCACATGCTTCATACGGATACGGATATTTAAAAGATGTTTGGTACGATAAATAA